One segment of Curtobacterium poinsettiae DNA contains the following:
- the rimI gene encoding ribosomal protein S18-alanine N-acetyltransferase, whose translation MTLPDGLRLRRAHPQDLDDIMWLEHVSFPTDAWSASQMSGELYSPHGYYVVVETADDTSAPLVVGYAGLSSLAGNPVADVQTIAVAADQRGKGLGRVLFTELLDEARRRGVREVFLEVRADNPVAQAMYTAFGFEHIATRPRYYQPDGVDAWVMRAELPGPDAEPTSGVGPIGQEALGERD comes from the coding sequence GTGACCCTGCCGGACGGGCTCCGCCTGCGGCGAGCACACCCGCAGGACCTCGACGACATCATGTGGCTCGAGCACGTCTCGTTCCCGACGGACGCCTGGTCGGCGTCGCAGATGTCGGGCGAGCTGTACTCGCCGCACGGGTACTACGTCGTGGTCGAGACGGCCGACGACACGTCCGCGCCGCTCGTCGTCGGGTACGCCGGTCTCTCGTCGCTCGCGGGCAACCCGGTCGCCGACGTGCAGACCATCGCGGTCGCAGCGGACCAGCGCGGCAAGGGGCTCGGGCGGGTCCTGTTCACGGAACTGCTCGACGAGGCGCGGCGCCGTGGGGTGCGCGAGGTGTTCCTCGAGGTGCGCGCGGACAACCCCGTGGCCCAGGCGATGTACACGGCGTTCGGGTTCGAGCACATTGCGACCCGGCCGCGCTACTACCAGCCGGACGGCGTCGACGCGTGGGTGATGCGGGCGGAGCTGCCCGGCCCGGACGCCGAGCCGACGTCGGGCGTCGGACCCATCGGACAGGAGGCCCTCGGTGAGCGCGACTGA
- the guaB gene encoding IMP dehydrogenase codes for MDQPDPFGFIGLTYDDVMLLPGHTDVIPSEASTASRLTKRISVNVPLLSAAMDTVTEARMAIAMARQGGIGILHRNLSIEDQAAYVDKVKRSESGMITNPVTTTPDATVAEVDALCGQFRVSGLPVVEQDGTLVGIITNRDMRFVATFEQATTYVRDVMTKAPLITAMEGIDPEEAIAIFAQHKIEKLPLVDAEGKLRGLITVKDFDKSEQYPDATKDDEGRLRVGAAIGFFGDAWQRAEALRDAGVDVLVVDTANGESEGVLDMVRRLKADPTFDAIDVIGGNVATRAGAQALIDAGVDAVKVGVGPGSICTTRVVAGVGVPQVTAVYEASLAAREAGVPIIADGGLQYSGDIAKALVAGADTVMLGSLLAGTDESPGDLVFVNGKQFKAYRGMGSLGALQTRGKKTSYSKDRYFQADVPNDDKLIPEGIEGQVPYRGSVGNVVYQLTGGLRQSMFYVGGRTIPELKARGKFVRITAAGLKESHPHDVQMVVEAPNYRS; via the coding sequence ATGGACCAGCCGGATCCGTTCGGATTCATCGGACTCACGTACGACGACGTCATGCTGCTGCCCGGGCACACCGACGTCATCCCGAGCGAGGCGTCCACGGCGTCCCGGCTCACCAAGCGGATCTCCGTCAACGTCCCGCTGCTCTCCGCCGCGATGGACACCGTCACCGAAGCCCGCATGGCCATCGCCATGGCGCGCCAGGGCGGCATCGGGATCCTGCACCGCAACCTGTCCATCGAGGACCAGGCTGCGTACGTCGACAAGGTCAAGCGCTCCGAGTCGGGCATGATCACCAACCCGGTGACCACCACCCCGGACGCCACCGTGGCCGAGGTCGACGCGCTCTGCGGCCAGTTCCGCGTCTCCGGTCTGCCGGTCGTCGAGCAGGACGGCACCCTCGTCGGCATCATCACGAACCGCGACATGCGCTTCGTGGCCACGTTCGAGCAGGCCACCACGTACGTGCGCGACGTGATGACGAAGGCCCCGCTGATCACCGCGATGGAGGGCATCGACCCCGAAGAGGCGATCGCCATCTTCGCGCAGCACAAGATCGAGAAGCTGCCGCTGGTCGACGCCGAGGGCAAGCTCCGCGGTCTGATCACCGTCAAGGACTTCGACAAGAGCGAGCAGTACCCGGACGCCACGAAGGACGACGAGGGCCGGCTCCGCGTCGGTGCCGCGATCGGCTTCTTCGGCGACGCCTGGCAGCGCGCCGAGGCCCTGCGGGACGCCGGCGTCGACGTGCTCGTCGTCGACACCGCCAACGGCGAGAGCGAAGGCGTGCTCGACATGGTCCGCCGCCTCAAGGCCGACCCGACGTTCGACGCGATCGACGTCATCGGCGGCAACGTCGCCACCCGTGCCGGAGCCCAGGCGCTCATCGACGCCGGTGTGGACGCCGTCAAGGTCGGTGTCGGCCCGGGCTCCATCTGCACCACGCGCGTCGTCGCCGGTGTCGGTGTGCCGCAGGTGACCGCCGTGTACGAGGCCTCCCTCGCCGCACGCGAAGCCGGTGTGCCGATCATCGCCGACGGTGGCCTGCAGTACTCGGGCGACATCGCGAAGGCCCTGGTGGCCGGTGCCGACACCGTCATGCTCGGCTCGCTGCTGGCCGGCACCGACGAGTCCCCCGGTGACCTGGTGTTCGTGAACGGCAAGCAGTTCAAGGCCTACCGCGGCATGGGCTCCCTCGGTGCCCTGCAGACCCGTGGCAAGAAGACCTCGTACTCGAAGGACCGCTACTTCCAGGCGGACGTGCCGAACGACGACAAGCTCATCCCCGAGGGCATCGAGGGCCAGGTGCCCTACCGCGGCTCGGTCGGCAACGTCGTCTACCAGCTCACCGGTGGGCTGCGGCAGTCGATGTTCTACGTCGGCGGTCGCACGATCCCCGAGCTGAAGGCGCGTGGCAAGTTCGTCCGCATCACGGCGGCGGGGCTCAAGGAGTCCCACCCGCACGACGTCCAGATGGTCGTCGAGGCGCCGAACTACCGCAGCTAG
- a CDS encoding DUF4190 domain-containing protein encodes MSDQNEWPKPGETPNGPANGQPDGTPAPDGPQAPEAPQAPSAPEAPQHPYGQQQDPYAAPQQPNPYGAPQQPQNPYGQPQQSSPYGQPQQSNPYGQQQNSYAASQPSSDPYGQPQQQNPYAAPQQNAYGTPQNSYGQQQNPYAQPQQQPYASNPYTYQPYAQRPKTNVWSILSIVFAFGGIIIWPIIILTSPAGAIMGHIALGKIKQTGEGGRGLALAGIIGGWILTGLFILIVALVWISIANASDYSDYSDYSSNSGAFVN; translated from the coding sequence GTGTCCGATCAGAACGAGTGGCCGAAGCCGGGCGAGACGCCGAACGGCCCAGCGAACGGACAGCCCGACGGCACGCCCGCCCCGGACGGCCCGCAGGCCCCTGAAGCACCGCAGGCACCGTCGGCCCCGGAAGCGCCCCAGCACCCGTACGGCCAGCAGCAGGACCCGTACGCGGCCCCGCAGCAGCCGAACCCGTACGGCGCTCCGCAGCAGCCGCAGAACCCGTACGGCCAGCCGCAGCAGTCGAGCCCGTACGGCCAGCCGCAGCAGTCGAACCCGTACGGCCAGCAGCAGAACTCCTACGCGGCATCGCAGCCCTCGTCGGACCCGTACGGTCAGCCGCAGCAGCAGAACCCGTACGCGGCTCCGCAGCAGAACGCCTACGGCACCCCGCAGAACTCGTACGGCCAGCAGCAGAACCCGTACGCGCAGCCGCAGCAGCAGCCCTACGCGTCGAACCCCTACACGTACCAGCCCTACGCGCAGCGGCCGAAGACGAACGTGTGGTCGATCCTGTCGATCGTCTTCGCGTTCGGCGGGATCATCATCTGGCCGATCATCATCCTGACGAGCCCGGCCGGCGCGATCATGGGACACATCGCCCTCGGCAAGATCAAGCAGACCGGCGAGGGCGGCCGCGGTCTCGCGCTCGCAGGCATCATCGGCGGCTGGATCCTGACCGGCCTGTTCATCCTGATCGTCGCCCTGGTGTGGATCTCGATCGCGAACGCGTCGGACTACTCGGACTACTCCGACTACAGCTCGAACTCCGGCGCCTTCGTCAACTGA
- a CDS encoding SDR family oxidoreductase, protein MSDFQPTKAIVTGSESGIGRATAVALAEAGMDVGITYLSEPDRAEETAEEVRKTGRQAFVEQIDVSDLAGAAAVVDRLVSQLGGVDVFVADAGTGDNAPFLEMTLDQWRHTVSTDLDGAFVTMQAAAKHMVQAGTGGRIIGITSVHEHQPRSGSSAYDAAKHGLGGLLKTMAIELAEHGITVNAVAPGEIATRMTGAEDEDPHTIDRPGVPLGRPGNAWEIAAAVAFLASRASSYITGVSLPVDGGMLQMGPHGGSHITSNDWRSA, encoded by the coding sequence ATGAGCGACTTCCAGCCCACCAAAGCCATCGTCACCGGCTCCGAATCCGGGATCGGCCGCGCGACCGCCGTCGCGCTCGCCGAAGCCGGCATGGACGTCGGCATCACCTACCTGTCCGAACCCGACCGAGCCGAGGAGACCGCGGAGGAGGTCCGGAAGACCGGCCGCCAGGCCTTCGTCGAGCAGATCGACGTCTCCGACCTCGCCGGTGCGGCCGCCGTCGTCGACCGCCTCGTGTCGCAGCTGGGCGGCGTCGACGTCTTCGTGGCCGACGCCGGCACCGGCGACAACGCTCCGTTCCTCGAGATGACCCTCGACCAGTGGCGTCACACGGTGTCGACCGACCTCGACGGTGCCTTCGTCACGATGCAGGCCGCCGCGAAGCACATGGTGCAGGCCGGCACCGGCGGCCGGATCATCGGCATCACGAGCGTGCACGAACACCAGCCCCGCTCCGGCTCGAGCGCCTACGACGCCGCGAAGCACGGACTCGGCGGTCTGCTGAAGACCATGGCGATCGAGCTCGCCGAGCACGGCATCACCGTGAACGCCGTCGCCCCCGGCGAGATCGCCACCCGGATGACCGGGGCCGAGGACGAGGACCCGCACACCATCGACCGCCCCGGTGTGCCGCTCGGTCGGCCGGGCAACGCGTGGGAGATCGCGGCAGCCGTGGCCTTCCTGGCCTCGCGTGCGTCGTCGTACATCACCGGGGTGTCCCTGCCGGTGGACGGCGGGATGCTGCAGATGGGCCCGCACGGCGGCTCGCACATCACGTCGAACGACTGGCGTTCGGCGTAG
- the tsaD gene encoding tRNA (adenosine(37)-N6)-threonylcarbamoyltransferase complex transferase subunit TsaD: MSATEPLVLGIETSCDETGVGIVRGNTLLANVIASSMDEHARYGGVVPEVAARAHLEAMTPTLHEALERAGVTLDELDAVAVTAGPGLAGALMVGVGAAKALAVATGKPLYGVNHLVGHVGADVLREDGSEIELPTIALLVSGGHTLLLLVRDLVGDVELLGETIDDAAGEAFDKVARLLGLPYPGGPQIDRAAADGDPTAIRFPRGLTLPKDMAAHRYDFSFSGLKTAVARWVERCRDEGREVPVADVAASFREAVVDVLLTKALNACRDTGVDRLLLGGGVVANARLRQVAEDRCAAAGVRLRIPPFDLCTDNGAMIAAVGARLVAEGHAPSDLGIAADSTLPVTIVQV, from the coding sequence GTGAGCGCGACTGAACCACTGGTGCTCGGCATCGAGACGAGCTGCGACGAGACGGGCGTCGGCATCGTGCGGGGGAACACCCTGCTGGCGAACGTGATCGCCTCGAGCATGGACGAGCACGCCCGCTACGGCGGGGTCGTGCCCGAGGTCGCCGCACGGGCCCACCTGGAGGCGATGACCCCGACGCTGCACGAGGCGCTCGAGCGTGCCGGCGTCACCCTCGACGAACTCGACGCGGTCGCGGTGACCGCCGGGCCGGGCCTGGCGGGAGCGCTCATGGTCGGGGTGGGAGCCGCGAAGGCGCTCGCCGTGGCCACGGGCAAGCCCCTGTACGGCGTGAACCACCTGGTCGGGCACGTCGGCGCCGACGTGCTGCGCGAGGACGGGAGCGAGATCGAGTTGCCGACGATCGCGCTGCTGGTCTCCGGTGGCCACACGTTGCTGCTGCTGGTGCGCGACCTGGTCGGCGACGTCGAACTGCTCGGCGAGACGATCGACGACGCGGCGGGCGAGGCGTTCGACAAGGTCGCGCGGCTGCTCGGGCTGCCCTACCCCGGCGGCCCGCAGATCGACCGTGCGGCGGCTGACGGCGATCCGACGGCGATCCGGTTCCCCCGGGGGCTGACGCTGCCGAAGGACATGGCCGCGCACCGGTACGACTTCTCGTTCTCGGGACTCAAGACCGCCGTCGCACGGTGGGTCGAGCGCTGCCGCGACGAGGGCCGCGAGGTGCCGGTGGCCGACGTCGCCGCGAGCTTCCGCGAGGCCGTCGTCGACGTCCTGCTGACCAAGGCCCTGAACGCGTGCCGCGACACCGGCGTCGACCGGCTGCTGCTCGGTGGCGGGGTCGTCGCGAACGCCCGACTGCGACAGGTCGCCGAGGATCGCTGCGCGGCCGCGGGCGTGCGACTGCGCATCCCGCCGTTCGACCTGTGCACGGACAACGGCGCGATGATCGCCGCCGTCGGCGCCCGACTCGTGGCGGAGGGGCACGCGCCGAGCGACCTCGGCATCGCAGCGGACTCGACCCTGCCGGTGACGATCGTCCAGGTCTGA
- the rarD gene encoding EamA family transporter RarD yields MSEPSPARPVRSEASVGVVQAVVAYGLWGLMPLLFAAMAPAAAFEIVSWRIVFGLVFCAVAIAVTRSWLRTRTLMAQRRVMLVMGLAAVLILVNWTVYVLATTTGHTVEAALGYFINPLVTIALGVVVLRERLRPAQWAAVGLSVVAVVVIAVGYGQMPWISLALAFSFGLYGLVKKRVGGTVDALSGLTIETVWLLPIAVVALVVLGVTGLGGGVTFTSEGWGHAVITVLTGPATAVPLLLFASSARRVSLSTLGLTQYLAPVMQLLVGVLVQHEEMSAGRWFGFGIVWLALVVLTADSFAAARASRRRALAPGSADPV; encoded by the coding sequence GTGAGTGAACCGAGTCCGGCGCGACCCGTCCGCAGCGAGGCATCCGTCGGCGTGGTGCAGGCCGTCGTGGCCTACGGGCTCTGGGGACTGATGCCCCTGCTCTTCGCGGCGATGGCCCCCGCGGCGGCGTTCGAGATCGTGTCGTGGCGGATCGTCTTCGGCCTGGTGTTCTGCGCGGTGGCGATCGCCGTGACCCGGTCGTGGCTCCGCACCCGCACCCTGATGGCCCAGCGCCGCGTGATGCTCGTGATGGGGCTCGCCGCCGTCCTGATCCTGGTCAACTGGACCGTCTACGTCCTCGCGACGACCACCGGCCACACCGTCGAGGCCGCGCTCGGCTACTTCATCAACCCGCTCGTCACGATCGCGCTCGGCGTCGTCGTCCTGCGCGAACGCCTGCGTCCGGCGCAGTGGGCAGCTGTCGGGCTGAGCGTCGTGGCGGTCGTCGTCATCGCCGTCGGCTACGGGCAGATGCCGTGGATCTCGTTGGCCCTGGCGTTCTCGTTCGGGCTGTACGGCCTGGTGAAGAAGCGCGTCGGCGGCACCGTGGACGCCCTGAGCGGCCTGACGATCGAGACCGTGTGGCTGCTGCCGATCGCGGTCGTGGCGCTCGTCGTGCTCGGCGTGACCGGCCTCGGCGGCGGCGTGACGTTCACGAGCGAGGGCTGGGGGCACGCGGTCATCACGGTCCTGACGGGGCCGGCGACGGCGGTGCCGCTCCTGCTCTTCGCGTCGTCGGCACGCCGGGTGAGCCTGTCGACGCTCGGACTGACCCAGTACCTGGCGCCCGTGATGCAACTGCTCGTCGGCGTGCTGGTGCAGCACGAGGAGATGTCGGCCGGGCGCTGGTTCGGCTTCGGCATCGTGTGGCTCGCCCTCGTGGTGCTGACGGCCGACTCGTTCGCCGCTGCACGAGCGTCCCGCCGCCGGGCGCTCGCACCCGGCTCGGCCGATCCGGTCTGA
- a CDS encoding ABC transporter substrate-binding protein produces the protein MIRTTRATAALALAGAAAVLLAACSTTGSASPSSSASSDAKKDPAASCKAPDTPGTDALKIGTILPLTGSLAYLNPPAESGVGLAVKDINAAGGVLDKDVTIDPATDSGDSNDMTVSSSAATKLVNAKVPVAIGAESSSVTLNVIDQLTSNCIVEISPANTATDLSGYSSYYYRTAPPDSVQGSALGQLVTGDGNAKVAFLVFNDTYGTGLRNSVQAAVEASGGQVVYGAKGEGQEFPPGQTTFSSEVTAALAAKPDAIVVLAFDETKSIIPELVSQGNEAKIYMSDGNTADYSKDFDKGTLTGAQGTIPGASPKDDFKKQLAAFYKDSSGKTLADYSYAAESYDATVLAALAAVKGKGTDSGTIQANMAAVSGADGGTECATFKECKTLLDDGKDIHYTGPSGIGPFDENNDPSSAYIGIYKFDGDNKPVYQSAIQGAVKK, from the coding sequence ATGATCAGAACCACCCGTGCCACCGCGGCACTGGCGTTGGCGGGCGCAGCAGCCGTCCTCCTCGCCGCGTGTTCCACCACCGGCAGTGCTTCCCCCTCGAGCTCGGCGTCGAGCGATGCGAAGAAGGATCCCGCCGCCAGCTGCAAGGCCCCGGACACCCCCGGTACGGACGCGCTGAAGATCGGCACGATCCTGCCCCTGACCGGTTCGCTGGCCTACCTCAACCCGCCGGCCGAGTCCGGTGTCGGCCTGGCCGTCAAGGACATCAACGCCGCGGGCGGCGTCCTCGACAAGGACGTCACGATCGACCCGGCGACCGACTCCGGTGACAGCAACGACATGACCGTGTCGAGCTCAGCCGCGACGAAGCTCGTCAACGCGAAGGTGCCGGTCGCGATCGGCGCCGAGTCCTCGTCGGTCACGCTGAACGTCATCGACCAGCTGACGAGCAACTGCATCGTCGAGATCTCGCCCGCGAACACCGCGACCGACCTCTCCGGCTACTCGTCGTACTACTACCGGACCGCACCGCCGGACTCGGTGCAGGGTTCCGCGCTCGGCCAGCTCGTGACCGGTGACGGCAACGCGAAGGTCGCCTTCCTGGTCTTCAACGACACGTACGGCACCGGCCTCCGCAACTCCGTGCAGGCTGCGGTCGAGGCCTCGGGCGGTCAGGTCGTCTACGGCGCCAAGGGGGAGGGCCAGGAGTTCCCGCCCGGCCAGACCACGTTCTCGTCCGAGGTGACCGCGGCCCTGGCCGCGAAGCCCGACGCGATCGTCGTCCTCGCCTTCGACGAGACGAAGTCGATCATCCCGGAGCTCGTCTCGCAGGGGAACGAAGCGAAGATCTACATGTCCGACGGCAACACGGCGGACTACTCGAAGGACTTCGACAAGGGCACCCTGACGGGCGCCCAGGGCACCATCCCCGGTGCCTCGCCGAAGGACGACTTCAAGAAGCAGCTCGCTGCGTTCTACAAGGACTCGTCGGGCAAGACGCTCGCCGACTACTCGTACGCGGCGGAGTCCTACGACGCCACCGTCCTCGCCGCCCTCGCCGCGGTGAAGGGCAAGGGCACCGACTCCGGCACGATCCAGGCCAACATGGCTGCGGTGTCGGGTGCTGACGGCGGCACCGAGTGCGCGACGTTCAAGGAGTGCAAGACGCTCCTGGACGACGGCAAGGACATCCACTACACCGGCCCGTCCGGCATCGGTCCGTTCGACGAGAACAACGACCCGTCGAGCGCCTACATCGGCATCTACAAGTTCGACGGCGACAACAAGCCCGTCTACCAGAGCGCCATCCAGGGTGCGGTGAAGAAGTAG
- a CDS encoding VOC family protein, whose amino-acid sequence MVSAVSHTTIDSRDAYAQSEWWKQVLGYVDLPDDPNAPGHEECEITAPDRSHTVLFIQVPEAKTVKNRIHFDLRPTDRTRDEEVERLRGIGAVELADLRHPDGGWVVFADPEGNEFCVLRSQAELDGDAARQD is encoded by the coding sequence ATGGTCAGCGCCGTCTCACACACCACGATCGACTCCCGCGACGCCTACGCCCAGTCCGAGTGGTGGAAGCAGGTGCTCGGCTACGTCGACCTGCCCGACGACCCGAACGCTCCCGGGCACGAGGAGTGCGAGATCACGGCACCCGATCGATCGCACACCGTGCTCTTCATCCAGGTGCCCGAGGCGAAGACCGTGAAGAACCGGATCCACTTCGACCTGCGCCCCACCGACCGCACCCGCGACGAAGAGGTCGAGCGGCTCCGCGGCATCGGTGCCGTGGAGCTCGCCGACCTGCGCCACCCGGACGGCGGGTGGGTGGTGTTCGCCGACCCGGAGGGCAACGAGTTCTGCGTCCTGCGATCCCAGGCCGAACTCGACGGAGACGCCGCCCGGCAGGACTGA
- a CDS encoding class I SAM-dependent methyltransferase, which yields MDAAELTALLTPDGMALLDRTPGVSDGGEIVRVVSRLRAEGHDPRLVAAVLTQAKLRLKARGKFGDFASRMLFTEAGLEQATRLQVAAQHAGRFAAAGLTRVADLGCGIGGDAMAMAALDLDVTAVDRDEVTAAVATHNLAVWPNARVELGDAASFDLSSVDGVWMDPARRTSGHSDTRRLADPDDWSPSLDTVFAAATTTPTGVKLGPGIDRDLIPDTAEAQWTSVDREVVELALWFGPLARPGIRRAATVIGAHGIAEMTGAADADDAEVGTLGAYLYEPDGAVIRARLIGDLARGLDGHMLSEGIAYVTSDRAVTTPFAQGFRVLDTMPLDVKRLAARLAADGIGTVEIKKRGVDVDPAQFRKRLRLRGSGRVTLVLTRLEGRHTAILCERLTDAVG from the coding sequence ATGGACGCCGCCGAACTCACCGCACTGCTGACCCCCGACGGGATGGCCCTGCTCGACCGTACCCCGGGTGTCTCCGACGGCGGCGAGATCGTCCGCGTGGTGTCCCGGCTGCGCGCCGAGGGCCACGATCCCCGACTGGTCGCCGCGGTGCTGACCCAGGCGAAGCTGCGGCTGAAGGCCCGCGGCAAGTTCGGCGACTTCGCGTCCCGCATGCTCTTCACCGAGGCCGGGCTCGAGCAGGCCACCCGGCTGCAGGTCGCGGCCCAGCACGCCGGACGCTTCGCAGCGGCCGGGCTGACCCGCGTCGCCGACCTCGGCTGCGGCATCGGCGGGGACGCCATGGCGATGGCGGCGCTCGACCTCGACGTCACCGCGGTCGACCGCGACGAGGTGACCGCGGCCGTCGCGACCCACAACCTGGCAGTATGGCCGAACGCGCGTGTCGAGCTCGGTGATGCAGCGTCGTTCGACCTGTCGTCGGTGGACGGCGTGTGGATGGACCCCGCACGCCGCACCTCCGGCCACTCGGACACCCGCCGGCTCGCCGACCCGGACGACTGGTCGCCCTCGCTCGACACCGTGTTCGCCGCGGCGACGACGACGCCGACCGGCGTGAAGCTCGGACCGGGCATCGACCGCGACCTGATCCCGGACACGGCCGAGGCGCAGTGGACCTCCGTCGACCGCGAGGTCGTGGAGCTCGCCCTGTGGTTCGGCCCCCTCGCCCGCCCCGGGATCCGCCGCGCCGCCACCGTCATCGGTGCGCACGGCATCGCCGAGATGACCGGAGCGGCCGACGCCGACGACGCCGAGGTCGGAACACTCGGCGCCTACCTGTACGAGCCCGACGGCGCCGTGATCCGCGCACGGCTGATCGGCGATCTGGCACGGGGCCTCGACGGGCACATGCTGTCCGAGGGCATCGCCTACGTCACGTCCGACCGCGCCGTCACGACCCCCTTCGCGCAGGGCTTCCGGGTGCTCGACACGATGCCGCTCGACGTCAAGCGACTGGCCGCACGGCTCGCTGCCGACGGCATCGGCACCGTCGAGATCAAGAAGCGCGGCGTCGACGTCGACCCGGCGCAGTTCCGCAAGCGGCTGCGGTTGCGCGGATCGGGTCGCGTCACGCTCGTCCTCACCCGCCTGGAGGGACGCCACACGGCGATCCTGTGCGAACGGCTCACCGACGCGGTCGGCTGA
- the groES gene encoding co-chaperone GroES, producing MAVSIKPLEDRIVIRQVEAEQTTASGLVIPDTAKEKPQEGEVVAVGPGRIDDNGNRVPLDVAVGDKVIYSKYGGTEVKYSGEDLLVLSARDVLAVIVH from the coding sequence GTGGCCGTCAGCATCAAGCCGCTCGAGGATCGCATCGTCATCCGCCAGGTCGAGGCGGAGCAGACCACCGCTTCCGGTCTGGTCATCCCCGACACCGCGAAGGAGAAGCCCCAGGAGGGCGAGGTCGTCGCCGTGGGTCCGGGTCGCATCGACGACAACGGCAACCGCGTCCCGCTCGACGTCGCCGTGGGTGACAAGGTCATCTACTCCAAGTACGGCGGAACCGAGGTCAAGTACTCGGGCGAGGACCTGCTGGTCCTGTCCGCCCGCGACGTCCTCGCGGTCATCGTTCACTGA
- the tsaB gene encoding tRNA (adenosine(37)-N6)-threonylcarbamoyltransferase complex dimerization subunit type 1 TsaB, which yields MLLAIDTSAGTSVAVVDPATGQALATRDTEDSRRHAEVIGPFLAETLAEAGITGADVTGVVAGMGPGPFTGLRVGIAAARTFAAARGVPVLPLVSHDAVALDQRDSGIAGPFVVLTDARRREVYWSAYDADGVRVAGPGLAKPADLDDAIRASRPAAVGWDRVTVACIPAWRLGSLAADRLRSGTGFDQDTPLYLREPDVTVPGAPKRVKQ from the coding sequence GTGCTGCTCGCGATCGACACCTCCGCCGGGACCTCCGTCGCCGTCGTCGACCCGGCCACCGGCCAGGCCCTCGCGACCCGCGACACCGAGGACAGCCGCCGGCACGCCGAAGTGATCGGCCCGTTCCTGGCCGAGACCCTCGCCGAGGCCGGCATCACCGGAGCCGACGTCACCGGGGTCGTCGCCGGCATGGGCCCGGGCCCCTTCACCGGCCTGCGCGTCGGCATCGCCGCCGCCCGCACCTTCGCCGCAGCCCGCGGCGTCCCCGTCCTGCCCCTCGTCAGCCACGACGCCGTCGCCCTCGACCAGCGCGACTCGGGCATCGCCGGCCCGTTCGTCGTCCTCACGGACGCCCGCCGCCGCGAGGTCTACTGGAGCGCCTACGACGCCGACGGCGTCCGGGTGGCCGGCCCCGGACTCGCCAAGCCCGCCGATCTCGACGACGCGATCCGCGCCTCCCGGCCCGCAGCGGTGGGCTGGGACCGCGTGACGGTCGCGTGCATCCCGGCCTGGAGGCTCGGCTCGCTCGCCGCGGACCGCCTGCGGTCCGGCACAGGGTTCGACCAGGACACCCCCCTGTACCTGCGGGAGCCCGACGTGACGGTGCCGGGTGCGCCCAAGCGGGTGAAGCAGTGA